The Stigmatopora argus isolate UIUO_Sarg chromosome 23, RoL_Sarg_1.0, whole genome shotgun sequence genome contains a region encoding:
- the mkln1 gene encoding muskelin — translation MAVVPESRVLTFSVFKWSSYSSTYLPENILVDKPNDQSSRWSSESNYPPQFLILKLERPAIVQSITFGKYEKTHVCNLKKFKVFGGMSEENMTELLSSGLKNDYNKETFTLKHKIDEQMFPCRFVKIVPLMSWGPSFNFSIWFIELHGIEDPEVVQPCLNWYSKYREQEAIRLCLKHFRQHNYTEAFESLQKKTRIALEHPMLTHLHDRLVLQGDFDACEDLIDKAVRDGLFNQYISQQEYKPRWSQIIPKCNKCTCAQEINRDELNNDGDDNRPGMRGGHQMVIDVQTETVYLFGGWDGTQDLADFWAYSVQENQWVCISRDTEKENGPSARSCHKMCIDSQRRQIYTLGRYLDSSVRNSKSLKSDFYRYDIDVNTWSLLSEDTAADGGPKLVFDHQMCMDSEKHMIYTFGGRILTCNGSVEDSRTSEPQFSGLYAYHCRAAAWSLLREDSCNAGPEDIQSRIGHCMLFHTRNRCLYVFGGQRSKTYLNDFFSYDVDGDHVEIISDGTKKDSGMVPMTGFTQRATIDPELNEIHVLSGLSKDKDKREENVRNSFWIYDIARNNWSCVYKNDQAVKENPSKVLQEEEPCPRFAHQLVYDEMHKVHYLFGGNPGKSCSPKMRLDDFWSLKLCRPSKEYLLRHCKYLIRKYRFEEKAQSEPLSALKYLQDDLSLTVDHTDPEETKEFQLLPSALFKSSNDFIPLGFSDVDQTYAQRTQLFDTLVNFFPDSMTPPKGNLVDLITL, via the exons ATGGCTGTCGTTCCAGAGAGCAGGGTTCTCACGTTTAGCGTTTTTAAATGGAGTTCCTACTCCTCTACGTATTTACCTGA gAACATTTTGGTAGACAAACCAAATGATCAGTCTTCCAGGTGGTCATCTGAGAGCAACTATCCTCCACAG tttttaatCTTGAAACTGGAAAGGCCGGCGATCGTTCAGAGCATCACTTTTGGTAAATACGAGAAAACACACGTCTGCAACCTGAAGAAGTTCAAGGTGTTCGGAGGCATGAGTGAAGAAAACATGACTGAGCTGTTGTCCAG TGGCCTTAAGAACGACTACAACAAGGAAACATTCACCTTAAAGCACAAGATTGACGAGCAGATGTTTCCCTGCAGATTTGTTAAAATAG TGCCTCTCATGTCGTGGGGTCCCAGTTTCAACTTCAGCATCTGGTTCATTGAACTGCACGGTATTGAGGATCCGGAGGTGGTGCAGCCCTGCCTTAACTGGTACAGcaag TACAGAGAACAGGAAGCCATCCGCCTTTGCCTGAAACACTTCCGTCAGCACAACTACACCGAGGCCTTCGAGTCGCTGCAGAAGAAGACGCGCATCGCACTGGAACACCCCATGCTTACCCACTTGCATGACCGGCTGGTCCTGCAAGGCGATTTTGATGCCTGCGAGGACCTCATCGACAAAGCCGTTCGAG ACGGTTTGTTTAACCAGTATATAAGCCAGCAAGAGTACAAGCCGCGATGGAGTCAAATCATCCCCAAATGCAACAAATGCACGTGCGCCCAAGAAATCAACAGGGACGAATTAAACA ACGACGGTGACGACAACAGGCCCGGCATGAGGGGAGGGCATCAAATGGTCATTGACGTTCAAACCG AGACGGTGTACTTATTTGGAGGCTGGGATGGCACACAAGACCTTGCTGACTTCTGGGCTTACAGTGTTCAGGAGAACCAGTGGGTCTGCATTTCAAGGGACACTGAGAAAgag aacGGCCCCAGTGCTCGCTCCTGCCACAAGATGTGCATCGACTCCCAGCGGCGCCAAATCTACACGCTGGGCCGATACTTGGACTCTAGCGTGAGAAACAGCAAGTCCCTGAAGAGCGACTTCTACCGCTACGACATCGACGTCAACACGTGGTCGCTTCTCAGCGAGGACACGGCGGCAGACGGCGGGCCCAAACTCGTATTCGACCACCAG ATGTGCATGGACTCGGAAAAGCATATGATTTACACATTCGGCGGGCGGATACTGACGTGCAACGGCAGCGTGGAGGACAGCCGCACGTCCGAGCCGCAGTTCAGCGGCCTGTACGCCTACCACTGCCGAGCGGCCGCGTGGAGCCTCCTTCGGGAAGACTCTTGCAACGCCGGGCCGGAGGACATCCAATCCCGGATCGGTCACTGCATGCTCTTCCATACC agaaacCGCTGTCTTTACGTGTTTGGTGGTCAGCGATCCAAGACCTACCTTAATGATTTCTTCAGCTACGATGTGGACGGAGACCACGTGGAGATCATATCTGACGGCACCAAGAAGGACTCGGGCATGG TACCGATGACCGGCTTCACTCAGAGAGCCACCATCGACCCCGAGCTGAACGAGATCCACGTCCTGTCGGGCCTGAGCAAGGACAAAGACAAACGCGAGGAGAACGTGCGCAACTCTTTCTGGATCTACGACATTGCTCGCAATAACTG GTCCTGTGTGTACAAAAACGACCAGGCGGTTAAGGAAAATCCCAGCAAAGTCCTGCAGGAGGAGGAGCCGTGCCCGCGCTTCGCTCACCAGCTGGTCTACGACGAGATGCACAAG GTGCATTACTTGTTCGGTGGCAATCCCGGTAAATCTTGCTCCCCCAAAATGCGCCTCGATGACTTCTGGTCCCTGAAACTATGCCGGCCCTCCAAGGAGTATTTGTTGCGACACTGCAAATATCTGATCCGGAAGTACAG GTTTGAAGAAAAGGCCCAGTCTGAACCACTCAGCGCACTCAAATACCTGCAGGATGATTTATCGCTCACCGTGGACCACACAGACCCCGAAGAGACCAAAGAA TTCCAGCTCCTTCCCTCCGCTCTGTTCAAGTCCAGCAACGACTTCATCCCCCTGG GTTTCTCCGACGTGGACCAGACGTACGCCCAACGCACGCAGCTCTTCGACACGCTGGTCAACTTTTTCCCCGACAGCATGACGCCACCCAAGGGCAACCTGGTGGACCTCATCACCCTCTAG
- the podxl gene encoding podocalyxin: protein MADAGRVTWLLLLIGLFCQKSHSEDLTAATSVTVAKDAPVQAVTVSTAKVPTVVTLTTIQAVVAPVTVKVQTVAATNVPTTKATSALPTLRPSSAVITTPKPKTTPAPTPAPTQPQPQQSQTNSVPSATSTVKMTTLAPTDKTAAPKITLPVPTTGNPKVSIASQTRHVTVTPTVKATTGHTAASQKTTAQTTVAALKTTRRQVGAGIDPTARTTATIARQTTTAGTTKPTTAGQRTSTVASIPASLWPSTIATTVATPTVTSPKMAPATTTTVSYPRKFSYSLNKGHEKEEEKELVEVCKRLMGNLKDGNCTLTWSRHKGKLIFDCVEINGRVKTALATQYYEEITKKPTDNKTLIAILASCGALLIMIIILAVCASHHRKPYGDNQHLTEELHTVENGYHDNPTLEVMEVQPEMHEKKVALNGDFNEGWIVPMDNLLKDDTPDEEDTHL from the exons gtcttttttgtcaaaaatcccACTCGGAAGACTTGACAGCGGCTACCAGTGTGACCGTAGCAAAAGACGCACCAGTGCAAGCCGTGACCGTTTCAACCGCCAAAGTGCCAACCGTCGTCACCCTCACGACCATCCAGGCGGTAGTCGCGCCCGTTACCGTCAAAGTACAAACCGTGGCGGCAACAAACGTCCCCACGACGAAGGCGACGAGCGCTCTTCCAACGCTCCGCCCCTCTTCCGCCGTGATAACGACACCAAAGCCCAAGACCACGCCGGCGCCCACGCCGGCGCCCACGCAACCGCAACCACAGCAGTCTCAAACAAACAGTGTCCCAAGCGCAACATCAACCGTCAAGATGACTACCCTGGCACCGACGGACAAGACGGCAGCGCCCAAGATCACGCTTCCGGTCCCGACAACGGGCAACCCAAAAGTATCCATCGCCAGCCAGACCCGCCACGTCACAGTCACGCCGACCGTCAAAGCAACCACGGGCCACACCGCGGCAAGCCAAAAGACTACCGCGCAAACCACCGTAGCGGCCCTCAAGACGACTCGACGGCAAGTCGGCGCGGGTATCGACCCCACGGCACGAACCACGGCGACAATCGCCCGACAGACGACAACAGCCGGGACCACCAAACCGACCACGGCGGGCCAAAGGACCAGCACCGTGGCGTCCATTCCGGCTTCACTTTGGCCCTCAACTATTGCGACCACCGTTGCAACCCCTACCGTTACTTCTCCAAAAATGGCTCCAGCCACCACAACAACTGTGTCGTATCCCAGAAAATTCTCA TACTCGCTAAACAAGGGCCATGAG AAGGAGGAAGAGAAAGAGCTAGTGGAGGTGTGCAAGCGCCTCATGGGGAACCTCAAGGATGGAAATTGCACGTTGACGTGGAGCCGCCATAAGGGAAAACTCATTTTTGACTGTGTGGAGATCAATGGCAGAG TGAAAACAGCCCTGGCAACACAGTATTATGAGGAAATAACAAAG AAACCGACCGATAACAAAACCCTCATCGCTATTTTGGCCTCTTGTGGAGCTTTGCTGATCATGATCATCATCCTGGCGGTGTGCGCTTCACACCACCGCAAGCCTTACGGCGAcaaccag CACTTGACGGAGGAGCTTCACACGGTGGAGAACGGCTACCACGACAACCCCACGCTGGAGGTGATGGAGGTGCAGCCGGAGATGCACGAGAAGAAGGTGGCTCTCAACGGCGACTTCAACGAGGGCTGGATCGTGCCCATGGACAACCTGCTCAAGGACGACACCCCCGACGAGGAGGACACGCACCTGTAG